In one Desulfoferula mesophila genomic region, the following are encoded:
- a CDS encoding amidohydrolase family protein: MLIDAHTHAFLPQDLEVLGERLAMLDEDLPDASPHKWRVHGGGSVEALLEAMARAGAERCVLLPVTGSRGRVGELNRWVAQVAQEHPQIIPFGTLHPLAEPRRQLGDLLELGLKGVKLHPFIQRINLEQLEAVQLFDLLAAERLPVLLDTIHLEGLVRAKPHLEQVVNFFGFSGCEPRQIAALAHAHPGLRLIAAHGGSLYGWEELDPLYGLDNVYFDISYLHGLVEPRRLVEIIRRKGPDRVLYGTDSPWRDAAAFREWFEDLPLTTWEREQVAAGTALELLG; encoded by the coding sequence ATGCTCATCGACGCGCACACCCATGCATTTTTGCCCCAGGATCTCGAGGTCTTGGGCGAACGCCTGGCCATGTTGGACGAGGACTTGCCCGACGCCAGCCCCCACAAGTGGCGGGTGCACGGCGGGGGCTCGGTGGAGGCCCTGCTGGAGGCCATGGCCCGGGCCGGGGCCGAGCGCTGCGTGCTCCTGCCGGTCACCGGCTCCAGGGGCCGCGTCGGGGAGCTCAACCGCTGGGTGGCCCAGGTGGCCCAGGAGCACCCCCAGATAATCCCCTTCGGCACCCTGCACCCCCTGGCCGAGCCCCGGCGCCAGTTGGGCGACTTGTTGGAGCTGGGCCTCAAGGGCGTGAAACTACACCCCTTTATCCAGCGCATCAACCTGGAGCAGCTCGAGGCGGTCCAGTTGTTCGACCTGTTGGCCGCCGAGCGCCTGCCGGTGCTCCTGGACACCATCCACCTCGAGGGCCTGGTGCGGGCCAAGCCCCATCTGGAGCAGGTGGTCAACTTCTTCGGCTTCAGCGGCTGCGAGCCCCGCCAGATCGCCGCCCTGGCCCACGCCCACCCCGGCCTCAGGCTCATCGCCGCCCACGGGGGCAGCCTCTACGGCTGGGAGGAGTTGGACCCGTTGTACGGCCTGGACAACGTCTACTTCGACATCTCATACCTGCACGGGCTGGTGGAGCCCCGCCGCCTGGTGGAGATAATCCGCCGCAAGGGCCCGGACCGGGTGCTCTACGGCACCGACAGCCCCTGGCGCGACGCCGCGGCCTTTCGCGAGTGGTTCGAGGATTTGCCGCTCACCACCTGGGAGCGGGAGCAGGTGGCGGCAGGCACCGCGCTGGAGTTGTTGGGGTAG
- a CDS encoding deoxyguanosinetriphosphate triphosphohydrolase yields the protein MNLRKQREALEELMLSPHAARSAASKGRQRPEREDPLRPAFQHDRDRLLYCKAFRRLKHKTQVFLAPTGDHYRTRLTHTLEVSQIARTMARALRLNEDLTEAIALGHDLGHTPFGHAGETVLDKLLPGGFKHHQQSLRVVELLEKNGKGLNLTFEVRQGIAGHSKGKGPFLPKRGDKTKLTLEGQLVRAADVMAYIAHDTEDAIRGGVLKRSQLPKPVVKVLGSTLSRQINTMVKDLIAQSLAAGGAVLCMRPEVEEAMKGLRGFLYDRVYENMEVHEDFIKASKVVEELFGMLCNPQYDKTYREYLGGPPPAKLAERQRAAADYIAGMTDRYALNMYQSVFLPHPWGRM from the coding sequence ATGAACCTGAGAAAGCAACGCGAGGCCCTGGAAGAGCTGATGCTCAGCCCCCACGCCGCCCGCTCGGCGGCCAGCAAGGGACGCCAGCGCCCCGAACGCGAGGACCCCCTGCGCCCGGCCTTTCAGCACGACCGCGACCGCCTCCTGTATTGCAAGGCCTTTCGCCGCCTCAAGCACAAGACCCAGGTATTTCTGGCCCCCACCGGCGACCACTACCGCACCCGTCTGACCCACACCCTGGAGGTGTCCCAGATCGCCCGCACCATGGCCCGGGCCCTGCGCCTGAACGAAGACCTCACCGAGGCCATCGCCCTGGGCCACGACCTGGGGCACACCCCCTTTGGCCACGCCGGGGAGACGGTGCTGGACAAGCTGTTGCCCGGCGGCTTCAAGCACCACCAGCAATCGCTGCGCGTCGTGGAACTCTTGGAGAAAAACGGCAAGGGCCTCAACCTGACCTTCGAGGTGCGCCAGGGCATCGCCGGGCACTCCAAGGGCAAGGGGCCCTTTTTGCCCAAGCGGGGGGACAAGACCAAGCTGACCCTGGAGGGCCAGTTGGTGCGCGCCGCCGACGTGATGGCCTACATCGCCCACGACACCGAGGACGCCATCCGGGGCGGGGTGCTGAAACGCAGCCAGTTGCCCAAGCCGGTGGTCAAGGTGTTGGGCTCCACCCTGAGCCGCCAGATCAACACCATGGTCAAAGACCTGATCGCCCAGAGCCTGGCCGCCGGAGGCGCGGTGCTGTGCATGCGCCCGGAGGTGGAGGAGGCCATGAAGGGCCTGCGGGGATTTCTCTACGACCGGGTCTACGAGAACATGGAGGTGCACGAGGACTTCATCAAGGCCTCCAAGGTGGTCGAAGAGCTATTCGGCATGCTCTGCAACCCCCAGTACGACAAGACCTACCGGGAGTACCTGGGCGGCCCGCCGCCCGCCAAGCTGGCCGAGCGCCAGCGGGCCGCGGCCGATTACATCGCGGGCATGACCGACCGCTACGCCCTGAACATGTACCAGAGCGTGTTTCTGCCCCATCCCTGGGGGAGGATGTAG
- the rdgC gene encoding recombination-associated protein RdgC yields the protein MGLLKGRATITRYTVSGEPPDGFWDFIDRRVKANSFKDIESSTEEISVGWCAINDYFDTEFAYMSYAMEPYVLLGLRVDQRRVPATLLKKYHRLEMDKAKSYMDEGRNLGRVRREELKDKARLELLARIPPETKLYEMVWDTARNELWLGAATRKVMDLFEEHFVASFGLELTPRLPFLVARDLVANSPLAPALEEARPWGPLAWEQ from the coding sequence ATGGGACTGCTCAAGGGACGCGCCACCATCACCCGCTACACGGTAAGCGGCGAGCCGCCGGACGGGTTCTGGGACTTCATCGACCGCCGGGTCAAGGCCAACTCTTTCAAGGACATCGAGTCCAGCACCGAGGAGATCTCGGTGGGCTGGTGCGCGATCAACGATTATTTCGACACTGAATTCGCCTACATGTCCTACGCCATGGAGCCCTACGTGCTGCTGGGGCTCCGGGTGGACCAGCGCCGGGTGCCCGCCACCCTGCTCAAGAAATATCACCGCCTGGAGATGGACAAGGCCAAGAGCTATATGGACGAGGGCCGCAACCTGGGCCGGGTGCGCCGCGAGGAGCTCAAGGACAAGGCCCGCTTGGAGCTCTTGGCCCGCATCCCCCCGGAGACCAAGCTCTACGAGATGGTGTGGGACACCGCCCGCAATGAACTTTGGCTGGGCGCGGCCACCCGCAAGGTGATGGACCTGTTCGAGGAGCACTTCGTGGCCAGCTTCGGCCTGGAGCTGACCCCCCGTTTGCCGTTTTTGGTGGCCCGCGACCTGGTGGCAAATAGCCCCCTGGCCCCGGCCCTGGAAGAGGCCCGGCCCTGGGGCCCCCTGGCCTGGGAGCAGTAG
- the murJ gene encoding murein biosynthesis integral membrane protein MurJ, which yields MTRAAGVVGLATLASRVGGFLRDVAIAYLFGAGPAADAFFVAFRIPNLLRRLFAEGTLTIAFIPVFTELLKKKGREEAFLLARSTLSLLALALLAVTIAGEIFAPQVVRLIAPGFTPGEGTFALAVEMTRWCLPYIFFISLVALAGGVLNSLGHFFAPAAAPALLNLTIIAAALVLSPRVDPPVLSLALGVLVGGVAQLLMQLPYLKALKVPFKPAWDLKNPALRRMLRLMIPAIFGAAVYQVAVLIDTILASFLPSGTVSYLYYADRLIQFPLGVFAIAVSTAILPSLSRQAADGDKKALLGTMGYGLRLILFITLPAMVGLLVLARPLVVLLFMRGEFTLAIAGETAGAVMGLAAGLWAIAAVRAVVQSFYALKDIKTPVMVAALCLVIKLGFSLALMGPLQQTGLALATSASGVVNLLLLLWLLRKRVGLLGGRRLLKSGLGTCAAAAVMGALVALVAYGPDWGDQQAALWRWARPLAALGVGTASYFVAAKLMRLAELGELWEVFHRRRA from the coding sequence ATGACCCGAGCCGCGGGGGTGGTGGGCCTGGCCACTTTGGCCAGCCGGGTGGGCGGTTTTCTGCGCGACGTGGCCATCGCCTACCTGTTTGGGGCCGGTCCGGCGGCGGACGCCTTTTTCGTGGCCTTCCGCATACCCAACCTTTTGCGCCGCCTTTTCGCCGAAGGCACCCTTACCATAGCCTTCATACCGGTGTTTACCGAACTGCTCAAGAAAAAGGGACGCGAGGAGGCCTTTCTCCTGGCCCGCTCCACCCTTTCCCTGCTGGCCCTGGCCCTCTTGGCGGTCACCATCGCCGGAGAGATATTCGCGCCCCAGGTGGTGCGGCTCATCGCGCCGGGCTTCACCCCCGGCGAGGGCACCTTCGCCCTGGCGGTGGAAATGACCCGCTGGTGTTTGCCCTACATATTCTTCATCAGCCTGGTGGCCCTGGCCGGGGGCGTCCTGAACTCTTTGGGGCATTTTTTCGCTCCCGCCGCCGCCCCGGCCTTGTTGAATCTTACCATCATAGCCGCCGCCCTGGTTCTGAGCCCCCGGGTGGACCCGCCGGTGCTCAGCCTGGCCCTGGGGGTGCTCGTCGGCGGGGTGGCCCAGCTTTTGATGCAGCTACCCTACCTCAAGGCCCTGAAGGTGCCCTTCAAGCCCGCCTGGGATTTGAAGAACCCGGCCCTCAGGCGCATGTTGCGCCTGATGATCCCGGCCATCTTCGGGGCGGCGGTGTACCAGGTGGCGGTGCTCATCGACACCATCCTGGCCTCTTTTTTGCCCAGCGGCACGGTGAGCTACCTCTACTACGCCGACCGGCTGATCCAGTTCCCCCTGGGGGTGTTCGCCATCGCGGTGAGCACCGCCATCCTGCCCAGCCTGTCGCGCCAGGCCGCCGACGGTGACAAAAAGGCCCTCCTGGGCACCATGGGCTACGGCCTGCGCCTGATCCTGTTCATCACCCTGCCGGCCATGGTGGGGCTGTTGGTCCTGGCCCGGCCCCTGGTGGTGCTGTTGTTCATGCGCGGCGAATTTACTCTGGCCATAGCCGGGGAGACCGCCGGGGCGGTGATGGGCCTGGCCGCCGGGCTTTGGGCCATCGCCGCGGTGCGGGCGGTGGTGCAGTCGTTCTACGCCCTCAAGGACATCAAGACCCCGGTGATGGTGGCCGCCCTGTGCCTGGTCATCAAGCTGGGCTTCTCCCTGGCCCTCATGGGCCCGCTGCAGCAGACCGGCCTGGCCCTGGCCACCTCGGCCTCGGGCGTGGTCAACCTGCTGTTGCTTTTGTGGCTGCTCAGAAAACGGGTGGGGCTGTTGGGCGGGCGGCGGCTGCTCAAGTCCGGCCTGGGCACCTGCGCGGCGGCCGCGGTCATGGGCGCCCTGGTGGCCCTGGTGGCCTATGGCCCGGACTGGGGCGACCAGCAGGCCGCCCTGTGGCGCTGGGCCCGGCCCCTGGCCGCCCTGGGGGTGGGCACCGCCTCCTACTTCGTGGCGGCCAAGCTCATGCGCCTGGCGGAACTGGGCGAGCTGTGGGAGGTGTTTCACCGCCGGCGGGCCTAG
- the leuS gene encoding leucine--tRNA ligase: MEQRYDPKSIESRWQQQWEQDGIFAVSDDAAKPKYYLLEMFPYPSGRIHMGHSRVYTIGDTLARVRRMQGFNVLHPMGWDAFGMPAENAAIANKSHPARWTYDNIDYMRSQLKKLGYSHDWSRELATCDPSYYRWEQLMFVRMWEKGLVYRKKSLVNWCDTCQTVLANEQVEAGNCWRCDNPVDQRELFGYFFKITDYAEELLAKLDELPGWPEPVKIMQRNWIGKSYGAEIHFPIEGRDEVIRVFTTRADTLFGATFMSLAPEHPMALELSAGTEQEQAVREFIAKVKRQSFSQRADDKSKEGVFTGAWCTHPLTGRRVPVYVANFVLMEYGTGAVMAVPTHDQRDFEFARQYGLELVEVIAGPEGAVGVDNMTQAFTDYGTLVNSEAFDGLGSEEAKRAIAAELEKKGLGRETINFRLRDWGISRQRYWGDPIPVIHCAKCGQVPVPEADLPVTLPLEAQLTETGGSPLPGLEEWVNVTCPVCGGPAQRETDTMDTFVESSWYFARYACPHYDQGPLDPGPTDYWMPVDQYIGGIEHAVLHLLYSRFFTKVMRDLGLVKVDEPFTNLLTQGMVIKDGSKMSKSKGNVVDPDLMVQRYGADTVRLFILFAAPPEKELEWSDRGVEGASRFLGRLWRLGLAVAEQAAGVEPFAGGELSEGLKALHTKTHETIKKVSEDTGDKYQFNTAIAAIMELVNQISLAEQDESLAGEPLRAAVLREAVEAAVVLISPMAPHIADELWQRLGHSGYLIDQAWPAWDEAALVREEKLVVVQVQGKVRSKLTLSADAADAELESAALADEKVQKFIDGRPVKKVIVVQGKLVNIVI, translated from the coding sequence ATGGAACAACGCTACGACCCCAAAAGCATTGAAAGCCGCTGGCAGCAGCAGTGGGAACAAGACGGCATCTTCGCGGTAAGCGACGACGCCGCCAAGCCCAAGTACTACCTGCTGGAGATGTTCCCCTACCCCAGCGGCCGCATCCACATGGGCCACAGCCGGGTGTACACCATCGGCGACACCCTGGCCCGCGTCCGGCGCATGCAGGGCTTCAACGTCCTGCATCCCATGGGCTGGGACGCCTTCGGCATGCCCGCGGAGAACGCGGCCATCGCCAACAAGTCGCACCCCGCCCGCTGGACCTACGACAACATCGACTACATGCGCTCCCAGCTCAAGAAGCTGGGATACTCCCACGACTGGAGCCGGGAGCTCGCCACCTGCGACCCCAGCTACTACCGCTGGGAACAGCTCATGTTCGTGCGCATGTGGGAAAAGGGCCTGGTGTACCGCAAGAAGTCCCTGGTCAACTGGTGCGACACCTGCCAGACGGTGTTGGCCAACGAGCAGGTGGAGGCGGGCAACTGCTGGCGCTGCGACAACCCGGTGGACCAGCGGGAACTGTTCGGCTACTTCTTCAAGATCACCGACTACGCCGAGGAGCTTTTGGCCAAGCTGGACGAGCTGCCCGGCTGGCCCGAGCCGGTCAAGATCATGCAGCGCAACTGGATCGGCAAGTCCTACGGGGCCGAGATCCATTTCCCCATCGAGGGGCGCGACGAGGTGATCCGGGTGTTCACCACCCGGGCCGACACCCTGTTCGGGGCCACCTTCATGAGCCTGGCCCCCGAGCACCCCATGGCCCTGGAGCTTTCGGCCGGCACCGAGCAGGAGCAGGCGGTCAGGGAATTCATCGCCAAGGTCAAGCGCCAGTCCTTCAGCCAGCGGGCCGACGACAAGAGCAAGGAGGGCGTGTTCACCGGAGCCTGGTGCACCCATCCCCTCACCGGCCGGCGCGTCCCCGTGTACGTGGCCAACTTCGTGCTCATGGAGTACGGCACCGGCGCGGTGATGGCCGTGCCCACCCACGACCAGCGCGACTTCGAGTTCGCCCGGCAGTACGGCCTGGAGCTCGTCGAGGTGATCGCCGGGCCCGAGGGCGCGGTGGGGGTGGACAACATGACCCAGGCCTTCACCGACTACGGCACCCTGGTCAACTCCGAGGCCTTCGACGGCCTGGGCAGCGAAGAAGCCAAGCGGGCCATCGCCGCCGAGTTGGAGAAAAAGGGCCTGGGCCGGGAGACCATCAACTTCCGCCTGCGCGACTGGGGCATCAGCCGCCAGCGCTACTGGGGCGACCCCATCCCGGTGATCCACTGCGCCAAATGCGGCCAGGTGCCGGTGCCCGAGGCCGACCTGCCGGTGACCCTGCCCCTGGAGGCCCAGCTCACCGAGACCGGCGGCAGCCCCCTGCCCGGCCTGGAAGAATGGGTCAACGTGACCTGTCCGGTCTGCGGCGGCCCGGCCCAACGCGAAACCGACACCATGGACACCTTTGTGGAGTCCTCCTGGTATTTCGCCCGCTACGCCTGCCCCCACTACGACCAGGGCCCCCTGGACCCCGGCCCCACCGACTATTGGATGCCGGTGGACCAGTACATCGGGGGCATCGAGCACGCGGTGCTGCACCTGTTGTACTCGCGCTTTTTCACCAAGGTGATGCGCGACCTGGGCCTGGTCAAGGTGGACGAGCCCTTCACCAACCTGCTCACCCAGGGCATGGTCATCAAGGACGGCTCCAAGATGTCCAAGTCCAAGGGCAACGTGGTGGACCCGGACCTGATGGTGCAGCGCTACGGCGCGGACACGGTGCGCCTGTTCATCCTGTTCGCCGCGCCCCCGGAAAAGGAACTGGAATGGTCCGACCGGGGGGTGGAGGGAGCCAGCCGCTTCCTGGGCCGCTTGTGGCGCCTGGGCCTGGCCGTGGCCGAGCAGGCCGCCGGGGTGGAGCCCTTTGCGGGCGGCGAGCTGTCCGAGGGCCTCAAGGCCCTGCACACCAAGACCCACGAGACCATCAAGAAGGTCAGCGAGGACACCGGCGACAAGTACCAGTTCAACACCGCCATCGCGGCCATCATGGAGTTGGTCAACCAGATCAGCCTGGCCGAGCAGGACGAGTCCCTGGCCGGCGAGCCCCTGCGGGCGGCGGTGCTGCGCGAGGCGGTGGAGGCGGCGGTGGTGCTCATCAGCCCCATGGCCCCCCACATCGCCGACGAGCTGTGGCAACGCCTGGGCCACTCGGGCTACCTCATCGACCAGGCCTGGCCCGCCTGGGACGAGGCAGCCCTGGTGCGCGAGGAGAAGCTGGTGGTGGTTCAGGTGCAGGGCAAGGTGCGCTCCAAGCTGACCCTGTCCGCCGACGCGGCCGACGCCGAGCTGGAGTCCGCGGCCCTGGCCGATGAAAAAGTGCAGAAATTCATCGACGGCAGGCCGGTTAAAAAGGTAATAGTAGTCCAGGGCAAGCTGGTGAATATCGTTATCTAG
- a CDS encoding LptE family protein gives MKRLSIAGILMLAVLVAACGYQFRGKQNNLPSDVKSIAIPVFKNDTNEVRIEQIFTDAVIMQFNRSQMVRVVSKSDADAVLSGTVTRVLVDDVALTANDTSRQRRITVWVSAKLTRTRDGKVLWQNKSLWQNDTYAVSASPTVTETNKRLAITALAKVMAQTLHDSVFENF, from the coding sequence GTGAAGAGACTTTCGATTGCAGGCATTTTGATGTTGGCGGTCTTGGTGGCGGCCTGCGGATACCAATTCCGCGGCAAGCAGAACAACCTGCCCAGCGACGTCAAAAGCATCGCCATACCGGTCTTCAAGAACGACACCAACGAGGTGCGCATAGAGCAGATCTTCACCGACGCGGTCATCATGCAGTTCAACCGCAGCCAGATGGTGCGGGTGGTCTCTAAAAGCGACGCCGACGCCGTGCTCAGCGGCACGGTGACCCGCGTGCTGGTCGACGATGTGGCCCTCACCGCCAACGACACCAGCCGCCAGCGGCGCATCACGGTGTGGGTCTCGGCCAAGCTGACCCGCACCCGCGACGGCAAGGTGCTGTGGCAGAACAAGAGCCTTTGGCAAAACGACACCTACGCCGTAAGCGCCAGCCCCACGGTCACCGAGACCAACAAACGACTGGCCATTACGGCTCTGGCCAAGGTGATGGCCCAAACCCTGCACGACAGCGTCTTCGAGAACTTCTAG
- the holA gene encoding DNA polymerase III subunit delta: protein MASGSRQRDPAALPWPEVARGEPGALYGLFSDEDFLLIQGVEQFTASPAFSDNPSLNVERFLASETKPARVLDSAQTLPFLGSRRLVVLSEAHLYKAEQAAEFLPYLADPCPSTTLVITGTKLDARTKFAKALNQAGKVHQFPKMYARQLVPWLQGRAAVRDKSLDNQAAAYLAELAGLGLGALDSELEKLSLYVGRERRITLDTVRQVMGNSRLYSIFDFTDAVAAGGLTRALSSYAQLDSLGEPAVRVLAMLTRLYRQLLETRRVLDQGGGPQEVQRALRTPPQATGTLVERAKRETPAGLSRALKAVLTADVALKSSPGADRVIMERLIMDLCA, encoded by the coding sequence ATGGCCTCCGGCAGCCGTCAGAGGGACCCTGCGGCCCTTCCCTGGCCCGAAGTGGCCCGGGGCGAACCGGGGGCCCTCTATGGCCTTTTCAGCGACGAGGATTTTCTGCTCATCCAAGGGGTGGAGCAGTTCACCGCCTCGCCCGCCTTCAGCGACAACCCCTCGCTCAACGTGGAGCGCTTCCTGGCTTCGGAGACCAAGCCCGCCCGGGTCTTGGACAGCGCCCAGACCCTGCCCTTTTTGGGCAGCCGGCGCCTGGTGGTGCTTAGCGAGGCCCATCTGTACAAGGCCGAACAGGCGGCGGAGTTTCTGCCCTATCTGGCCGACCCCTGCCCCAGCACCACCTTGGTGATCACCGGAACCAAGCTGGACGCGCGCACCAAGTTCGCCAAGGCCTTGAACCAGGCGGGCAAGGTGCACCAGTTCCCCAAGATGTACGCCCGCCAACTGGTGCCCTGGCTGCAGGGCCGGGCCGCGGTGCGCGACAAAAGCCTGGACAACCAGGCCGCCGCCTATCTGGCCGAATTGGCCGGGCTGGGCCTGGGTGCGCTGGACTCGGAGTTGGAAAAGCTGTCGCTGTACGTGGGGCGGGAGCGGCGCATCACCCTGGACACGGTGCGCCAGGTCATGGGCAATTCGCGCCTGTACTCCATTTTCGATTTCACCGACGCGGTGGCCGCCGGTGGCCTGACCCGGGCCTTGTCCAGCTATGCCCAGCTGGACTCCCTGGGCGAGCCGGCGGTGCGGGTATTGGCCATGCTCACCCGCCTGTACCGCCAGCTCCTGGAGACTCGGCGGGTTCTGGACCAGGGCGGCGGACCCCAGGAGGTGCAGCGCGCCCTGCGCACCCCTCCCCAGGCCACGGGCACCCTGGTGGAGCGGGCCAAGCGCGAGACCCCGGCCGGCCTGAGCCGGGCCTTGAAGGCGGTTCTCACCGCTGACGTGGCCCTCAAGTCCTCCCCAGGGGCGGACCGGGTCATCATGGAGCGTCTTATTATGGACTTATGCGCCTGA
- the rpsT gene encoding 30S ribosomal protein S20 — MANHASALKRARQIEKRSARNRAYRTRVRNVVKQVRQAIDAGDAEAAQSALQQAVPVIDRAAGKGVYHKKNAARKISRLSRQVSAL; from the coding sequence TTGGCCAACCATGCTTCTGCCCTTAAAAGGGCCCGCCAGATTGAAAAGCGCAGCGCGCGCAACCGGGCTTATCGCACCCGGGTTCGCAACGTGGTCAAACAGGTGCGCCAGGCCATAGACGCCGGTGACGCCGAAGCGGCCCAGAGCGCCTTGCAGCAGGCCGTGCCGGTCATCGACCGGGCCGCCGGCAAGGGCGTTTACCACAAGAAAAACGCCGCCCGCAAGATTTCGCGCCTGTCCCGCCAGGTTTCCGCCCTGTAG